The genomic DNA ACCAATGACTATTGACTAATGACATATGTTACACACATGGATATCCAAGATTTTTTGGTTCAGGGAGAAGGGCGCGAGGAAGACAAGCGCCAGGCGTGGGATCTCTTTCAGCAGGCCTATGAACAACAGATGAAGCGTGAGCTTGAAGAGGCCGTCAACCTTTACAAGAAATCACTGGCCACCCATCCCACTGCTGAAGCCTATACGTTCTTGGGATGGACCTATAGCTGGATGGGACGAATTGACGAGGCCATTGATGAATGCCACAAGGCTATCGCCCAGGATCCGGACTTCGGCAACCCCTACAATGATATCGGCGCCTATCTGATTGAGAAGGGGGAATTCGACGAAGCCATTCCCTGGTTTCAGAAGGCGATACATGCCAAGCGTTACGAGAGTCCGGCTTATCCTCACCTCAATCTCGGCCGCGTGTACGAGCGAAAAGGAAACTGGACGGAAGCCATCGATTCGTATAAGAGAGCGCTCGCGCTGGATCCAAACTATGCGCTGGCGCGGAAGGCGCTCGGACGGTTGGTCAGTTCTCTGAACTGACCACGTTGAGGTCACGGTCGAAGTTAAGCAGTCACCTCAAATTGCCTTGGTTCACGAGATGCCTTACGACTCTTGAATGAATACTCGCTTGTATCAGATAGACCTCAACCTTAGCCTGAACCTAAGCCTATGACCGAAAAAATCATCCTCGTTGCGATTACCGATCTATTTTTCTACACCAAAGTCCGGGATGCATTGCGTCAACCGGAATACCGGCTTGAAAAAGCACGTACACAACAGGATATTGTCGACAAAGCCTTGTCCGCCAACCCAAGAGCCATTCTCTTCAATATGAACGACCCGACTCTTGACGCCTTTCAGGCGCTGGGGAAGCTGCAAGCCGATCCACGACTGAAGGGCATTCCGACGTTGGCCTTCGCCAATCACGAAGAAGTCGATACCTGGAACCGTGTGAAAGCGCTGGGCGTGACGAAAGTCGTCTCGCGCAATGAATTTTCTGCTCGGACAAAAGAGCTGGTGGAAGAAGTCCTCGCTGCCAGGCCTCGGCAATCGCCGCCCGGCGCAACATCAAACGGGAAGTCGATGAAACGATCCCGGCTTCATGGGCAACATGCCCGACTTGGAGCGACCTTTGAAGACATCACCGGCTGGGAAATACCGGCCCACTACGGCGATGTCGCAGCTGAACATCGTGCCGTCCGCCAAGCAGTGGGAATAGCCGATCTCTCTCATCGCGGCAAGCTCCGTGTCACGGGCGAAGATCGCGTGAAGTGGTTGCACAGCGTCATCAGCAACGACATCCTTGCTCTCCAACCAGGACAAGGCCGTTATTCCAGCCTGTTGACCCACAAAGGCAAGATGCTCACGTACTTCCGTGTGTATATGCAGACAGAAGCCGTCATGCTGGAGGATGTCGGCGAGATCGGGGACACGACATTCCAGGCCCTACGCAAATTCCTGCTCTATGGAACCAAAGCCAAAATGGAAAACTGTGCCGAGAGCTGGGGGTTGCTGTTGATCAGCGGACCGAAGGCCCCGCATGTGATGCAATCCGCATTCGGGGTGGACGTCACGGACTTAAAGCCGGTCAATTTTGTCACCGCACACATCGGCGGACATCATGCTCTCGTGTTACGCACCGAAGAAACGGGGGAGATTGATATCGAGGTGCTGCTCCCCGCGGATAGTCTCCTGGCGGCATGGACCAGTGCCACGCAGGTAGGGAACAAATTCGGCATGAAGGCCATCGGAAGCCACGCGCGACAGGCCTTACGCATCGAAGCCGGCCTCCCTCAAGCCGGGTCGGATTTGAACGAAGAAATTGTTCCACCCGAAGCCAATCTTGAGGAAAAGGCTTTCAGCTTGAACAAAGGATGCTATCCGGGACAAGAAGTCGTTGCGCGCATGGATACATACGGCAATGTGCGCCGCAAGCTGGTTGGGCTGCTCCTTAAAGATACAGGCGTTCCGCCGCATGGAGCCAAACTCTATAGCGGTAATCGCGAGGTCGGCTGGATCAGCAGCGCAGTCTGTTCTCCCCAGCTCAATAAGACCATTGCATTCGGATTTCCTCTGCGCGACTTCAGTAAACCCGGCACGGAACTGGCCGTGGAGTTCGAGAGCGGCAGACATCCGGCCGTTGTTCAGACCCTGCCCTTCTACACCAAGCATTAACACCAGCCCCCGCAAAGATCTATGTCTGTTGATGAACAGGAAGACAGCATGCAAACCACTCCGTATCAAGAAGCGGGTGGACTTGAGGGAATCACCCGCTTGGTGAACGAATTTTACCTCAATATGGATATGCTGCCTGAAGCGGAAACCATCAGGAGCATGCATCCTCCCGATCTAAGCGAATCGCGCAAGAAGTTGACCTATTTCCTGTGCGGCTGGCTGGGAGGCCCCAGGCTCTTTCAGCAGCACTATGGGCCGATCAGCATTCCGGGATTCCACAAACAGTTTCCCATCGGGTACGAAGAACGCGATGCCTGGCTGCTCTGCATGCAACGGGCCATTGCAGTCCAACCCTACAGCGAGCAATTCAAAGACTATCTTTTAGCCGCACTCCGTATCCCGGCAGAACGAGTGCGAGAAGTGAACGCAGGAGAGTTCTAGTCCTCCCCCCACCTGGACAGGATCAGTTCCCCATGTGGATTACTTCCACGCACATTGGGATACACCCCTGCATCCTCCAGCATGCAGGTCTCAATCATCATAAGGTCTGCTTGATGAACCGATTGCCTTTGAAATCGACGCAATATCAGAAAAACTCGGCACTCTCTGTCCAATCACTCGGGCGGCATTCTCCTTGCTCTACCCAAAATGAGAAGAGATCTCGGTGGGCCGAAATTCATGAAGGACGAGATGACTTTCCGCTTCAATCATTCCAACGGGCGGCCACTCTCCTGCTCACTCCAGGTGGAACCGATCTCGATCGGTTGCGAAGCGTGGATCGACGTGGATCGGTTTTCAACGAGAGAAAAGTCCCTACAAACGCTCCCTGGTAATCCGAGGGTATCTAGAGGTCACTCAAGTTCGTTTCGTGCCCACAATTCTCTCACGAAATCGTTCGCCCTCCTCCGTAGGAAGCTTAAGCGAGGTTCTGCCGAAAGCCTGGGCTGACACAACCGCAATACAACCAATTCCTCATCCCTTCGCTCGGCACTGTGCGAGTTCTTTACCGTGATTGCTCAACCTCAAGGCCAGTGCTATCATGCCTTCAGAAGATACGCAGCGCATAAAAAGAGTGTGTCTATCCATCGTGAAGACTGACCTTCTCCAACGTATCACTATCGAGCCAGGCAAATGCGGAGGTCGCCCTTGCATCCGCGGCATGCGAATCCGTGTCCAAGACATTCTGGATATGCTGGCAGCAGGTACGTCTGAAGAAGAGATTCTGCGCGATTATCCCTACTTGGAGCGTGATGATATCCGAGCCGCAATCACCTATGCCGCTGCATACCTGAGCCATACGATCGTGCCGGCAAAGACCTAATGAAATTCCTGGTGGACGCGAACCTTCCGCCAGGCCTCGTTGCTTGGCTCCGCGAGCACAACCACGAAGCAATTCACGTCAACGATCAGCTCGGCATAGCGCTCGACGATCGCTCTATCTTCGAATTTGCCCGCCGAAACGGATTCATCATTGTCTCGAAGGACGAAGACTTTGCCACCCTCGCGATGCTCGGCGACAAACTGGCTTCGGTCGTGTGGATACGCTTCGGCAACGCGACGAACGCGAAGCTACGCGACTTGCTCGAACCACTTCTCTCTGAAATCGTGCAGCGGCTTGCTGCTGGGGAAACGCTCATCGAAGTAGTCTGATGCAACCAGAATGGCTAGAAAGCCATTCTAATTTTCCTGTCACATGAAGTGAATCCTGGTTACATTTTCCGACCAAGTCGGACGTTAGGTACTACATGAAGGAATTGCGCATGAAGCCACGTGTGGGATGGTACGTAGCAAAGACAGTTTTTCAGCATTACCATGATACCGCTAGAGGCTGTTTCGAGGAGCGCATCGTCCTACTGAAAGCACGGGGATCCAAAGAAGCAATCAAACTTGCTGAGGCCGAGGCCCGGCAATACGCAAAAGATGTTGGCGGATGCAAATATCTTGAGTTCGTTAACGTTAATTTTGCAAGAAGTCCCTGCATGCGTATCGACTCGACTTGAACGACCACTCTTTCGATTGGTTGACAGGCATGGCTCTACCGACTGCCAGCAGTGAGTGATCACCGACGAATCCGTCAGAGTCGTTATCGCTTCGTCGGCTCCGGCGTGCTGAGCGCCATCAGTCCGTCTTCGTTACCGCTACGGATGGTGTCTTTGCCTCGGACTCTTCTGTCGTGACGAGGTCATACCCCTTCCTTGGCGTGACGATGCGTACCTGGTCGCCTTCGAGCAACGTGTGGGGGGGATTATCGATGAGGCGGTCGCTCTCGGAAAGTCCCGCTGACACCTCGACCTCGCTGTCCATGAGATTGCTCACGGTGATCGGCTTCAGGTGCACGCGGT from Nitrospira sp. includes the following:
- a CDS encoding tRNA-modifying protein YgfZ — encoded protein: MTEKIILVAITDLFFYTKVRDALRQPEYRLEKARTQQDIVDKALSANPRAILFNMNDPTLDAFQALGKLQADPRLKGIPTLAFANHEEVDTWNRVKALGVTKVVSRNEFSARTKELVEEVLAARPRQSPPGATSNGKSMKRSRLHGQHARLGATFEDITGWEIPAHYGDVAAEHRAVRQAVGIADLSHRGKLRVTGEDRVKWLHSVISNDILALQPGQGRYSSLLTHKGKMLTYFRVYMQTEAVMLEDVGEIGDTTFQALRKFLLYGTKAKMENCAESWGLLLISGPKAPHVMQSAFGVDVTDLKPVNFVTAHIGGHHALVLRTEETGEIDIEVLLPADSLLAAWTSATQVGNKFGMKAIGSHARQALRIEAGLPQAGSDLNEEIVPPEANLEEKAFSLNKGCYPGQEVVARMDTYGNVRRKLVGLLLKDTGVPPHGAKLYSGNREVGWISSAVCSPQLNKTIAFGFPLRDFSKPGTELAVEFESGRHPAVVQTLPFYTKH
- a CDS encoding Hemoglobin-like protein HbO, producing MQTTPYQEAGGLEGITRLVNEFYLNMDMLPEAETIRSMHPPDLSESRKKLTYFLCGWLGGPRLFQQHYGPISIPGFHKQFPIGYEERDAWLLCMQRAIAVQPYSEQFKDYLLAALRIPAERVREVNAGEF